In Xanthomonas sacchari, a genomic segment contains:
- a CDS encoding SufE family protein, translating to MTDTDFPLEPTPADAQAAIAEEFGFFGDWSERYQYLIDLGRKLPAFPEHWKTEEHRLHGCQSMVWIVPEGNAERLVFHAISDSAIVSGLIYLALRVYSGRSAADILATAPDFVAAIGLGKHLSPTRSNGLAALLAFIQDTARAQQA from the coding sequence ATGACCGATACCGACTTTCCGCTCGAACCCACGCCCGCCGACGCCCAGGCCGCCATCGCCGAGGAATTCGGCTTCTTCGGCGACTGGTCCGAGCGCTACCAGTACCTGATCGACCTGGGCCGCAAGCTGCCCGCCTTCCCCGAACACTGGAAGACCGAGGAGCATCGCCTGCACGGCTGCCAGTCGATGGTGTGGATCGTGCCCGAGGGCAATGCCGAACGCCTGGTGTTCCATGCGATCAGCGACTCGGCGATCGTCTCCGGGCTGATCTACCTGGCGCTGCGGGTCTATTCCGGGCGCAGCGCCGCGGACATCCTGGCCACCGCACCGGATTTCGTCGCCGCCATCGGCCTGGGCAAGCACCTGTCGCCGACCCGCAGCAACGGCCTGGCCGCGCTGCTGGCCTTCATCCAGGACACGGCGCGCGCGCAGCAGGCATGA